The genomic interval AATTTCTTTAATCATTTCTATCTGCTCAACAATATGTCCGGTTGCAGTAGGCTCTATACTTGGTGGTAAAAAATTATAGTTTTTTAAAACATCATGAAAATCTACAGTATAACGCTGTACAACTTCCATCGGCTCAATTTGTTCTAAACGAGCTTTTACAGCAATTTTATCTTCACCTTCATCTGCATCGTTTTCTAAATGACCTGCATCGGTTATATTACGCACATAACGTACCTTGTAGCCTAAATGCAATAAATAACGATACACAACATCAAAGAACATAAAAGTTCTAACATTACCTAAATGTGCGTTGCTATAAACGGTTGGACCACAAACGTACATACCAACGTATCCGTCTGTTATAGATTTAAAATTCTCTTTTTTCTTTGTTAAAGAGTTGTATACTTTCAGTTGATTTTCTTTGTACAGTTCCATTAAATAAGTGACTAATTACAGCGGATAAAGATAGACACTTTAAAAAGAATGACGAAATGGAATTTGTTAGAAGTTTAATAAGATTTAAAGTTTGTCATAAAACCTATTTTTTTTCTTTATTCGGATAATATTCTAAAAAAAATAAAGTTAAATTTTAAAATAAAAACTATATAAACAACTAAGTCAACAAAAAAAAGCTGTTCATAAGTTTCTTAACAAGTTATTATCTGCTAGAGTAAAAGTAGTTAAATCATTTTTAAATTTGAATAGAATTTGGTTCTAATAACAGCTTTAGTTGTTATAATTAAAAGGGAAACAGGTGAAAAACCTGTACTGTTCCCGCAGCTGTAAGCTCTATTAAAGGTTGTTACATTCTTTGTCACTGTTTATTTCTAAAATGGGAAGACGTAAAAACTAGAGTAAGTCAGAAGACCTGCCAATTTCCTATTAGTCGAGCTTTCGGGATAAAGGTTATTGGCACGATGTATCTACTTATATCATTGGTTATCGTACCTTTTTGACACATTATTAACCATCAATAAATACATTTTATTGATTATAATTTTCGTGAACATGAATTACTCTAGTATTCAGGTTGTTTTGCAAGAAGTTCCTGGTGAAATCAGCATATGTTTTAGCATTTGTGGATGCCAGATTCGTTGTAAAGGCTGTCATTCCCCCATATTATGGAAAGAAGAAAACGGACAACAACTCTCTATCAAATTATACCAAAAAACATTACAAAAATACAAAGGGTTTGCAAGTTGTGTTTTATTTATGGGAGGCGAATGGCATCAAAAAGAACTTATTAATCACCTTAAATATGCA from Polaribacter sejongensis carries:
- the nrdG gene encoding anaerobic ribonucleoside-triphosphate reductase activating protein, with product MNYSSIQVVLQEVPGEISICFSICGCQIRCKGCHSPILWKEENGQQLSIKLYQKTLQKYKGFASCVLFMGGEWHQKELINHLKYAQKEGYKTCLYTGEKRIDKNLQQHLTWLKTGKWISKKGGLENPNTNQQFIDVKTNNILNHLFLKNY